One Alcaligenes ammonioxydans DNA segment encodes these proteins:
- a CDS encoding helix-turn-helix transcriptional regulator, which translates to MKNRILRYSDLETQLGMNRVTIWRRTRTDPTFPRPIRLGNSRNAAIGFLAEEIEAWIAQQAATARVER; encoded by the coding sequence ATGAAAAACCGCATCCTCCGGTACAGCGACCTGGAAACCCAGTTGGGCATGAACCGCGTCACCATTTGGCGCAGGACGAGAACAGACCCAACCTTCCCGCGCCCGATCCGCCTGGGCAACTCTCGCAACGCGGCCATCGGATTTCTTGCTGAAGAAATCGAGGCCTGGATTGCACAGCAAGCTGCGACCGCACGGGTGGAGCGCTGA
- the ccmC gene encoding heme ABC transporter permease CcmC produces MNFLYRYAAPQNFYALAGRMVPWAAFLALLLFVAGAYVGFFLAPTDFQQGEGYRIIFLHVPVSWMSMLIYLAMGFWSLICLVFNSRTAAMMAAALAPTGAICTVLSLVTGALWGKPMWGAWWVWDARLTSELLLLFLYMGFMGLRGAIDDPRRADKAASILALVGVVNVPVIYFSVQWWNTLHQGASVSLTSSPSMATVMLTGMLLMSLAMWCYCIAIALYRVRNLILEREAHTAWVRNLPEG; encoded by the coding sequence ATGAATTTTTTGTATCGCTACGCCGCCCCTCAAAACTTTTATGCCCTGGCCGGACGCATGGTGCCTTGGGCTGCGTTTCTGGCGCTGCTGCTGTTTGTGGCGGGGGCGTATGTGGGCTTTTTCCTGGCTCCCACCGATTTTCAGCAAGGCGAGGGCTATCGCATTATTTTTCTGCATGTGCCCGTGTCATGGATGTCCATGCTGATTTATCTGGCCATGGGCTTCTGGTCCCTGATCTGCCTGGTTTTCAATAGTCGTACGGCCGCCATGATGGCTGCCGCGCTGGCTCCGACCGGTGCGATCTGTACGGTGCTGTCGCTGGTTACGGGCGCCTTGTGGGGCAAGCCCATGTGGGGCGCCTGGTGGGTCTGGGATGCCCGTCTGACGTCCGAATTGTTGCTGCTGTTTCTGTACATGGGGTTTATGGGCTTGCGCGGAGCGATTGACGATCCGCGCCGCGCGGACAAGGCCGCCTCCATCCTGGCCTTGGTCGGGGTGGTGAATGTGCCCGTTATCTATTTCTCGGTGCAGTGGTGGAACACCTTGCACCAGGGAGCATCGGTATCGCTGACCAGTTCGCCGTCCATGGCGACCGTCATGTTGACGGGCATGCTGCTGATGAGTCTGGCCATGTGGTGTTACTGCATTGCCATTGCACTGTACCGGGTGCGCAACTTGATTCTTGAACGTGAGGCGCATACCGCCTGGGTTCGCAACTTGCCGGAGGGCTGA
- the ccmE gene encoding cytochrome c maturation protein CcmE, which yields MTKRQNRLVLILGALVVLGAATALILNAFQSSLVFFFTPTEVSQGQSPENRTFRVGGIVQMDSIRRGGDQGMAVNFVVTDGAAQVPVSYTGILPDLFQEGKGVVAQGRLNEQGHFVAEEVLAKHDENYMPPEAMHAMEQAERAKQGAQP from the coding sequence ATGACTAAGCGACAGAATCGTCTGGTACTGATTTTGGGGGCTCTGGTGGTACTGGGCGCTGCGACGGCCCTGATCCTGAATGCCTTTCAAAGTAGTCTGGTGTTCTTCTTTACCCCTACCGAGGTCAGCCAGGGACAAAGCCCCGAGAACCGCACCTTCCGAGTCGGTGGCATTGTGCAGATGGACAGTATCCGTCGCGGTGGAGATCAAGGCATGGCCGTGAACTTTGTGGTCACCGATGGTGCGGCCCAGGTGCCCGTCAGCTACACCGGGATTTTGCCCGACCTGTTTCAAGAAGGGAAAGGCGTCGTGGCCCAAGGTCGCTTGAACGAACAGGGACATTTTGTGGCGGAAGAAGTGCTGGCCAAGCACGATGAGAACTACATGCCGCCGGAGGCCATGCACGCCATGGAGCAGGCCGAGCGTGCGAAACAAGGAGCTCAGCCATGA
- a CDS encoding carbonic anhydrase, whose protein sequence is MKDIIDGFLKFQREAYPKRAKLFKNLATQQNPRALFISCSDSRLVPELVTQREPGDLFVIRNAGNIVPSYGPEPGGVTASVEYAVSALRVSDVVICGHSDCGAMTAIASCQCLDHMPAVEHWLRYADSARLVNEARTHANEQERIASMVRENVVAQLANIQTHPSVRLAMSEGRLTLHGWVYDIESGTIDAYDGGSMKFVSLADNPDVAAAPVRRV, encoded by the coding sequence ATGAAAGACATTATCGACGGTTTCCTGAAATTCCAGCGGGAAGCCTATCCCAAGCGCGCCAAGCTTTTCAAAAATCTGGCTACACAACAAAACCCCCGCGCCTTGTTTATTTCTTGCTCCGATAGCCGCCTGGTCCCCGAGCTGGTCACACAGCGTGAGCCGGGCGATCTGTTCGTGATTCGCAACGCGGGCAATATCGTTCCCTCTTACGGACCGGAACCGGGAGGGGTCACCGCCTCGGTGGAATACGCGGTATCCGCTCTGCGCGTGTCGGATGTGGTGATCTGCGGACATTCGGACTGCGGCGCCATGACTGCCATCGCGTCCTGCCAATGTCTGGATCATATGCCTGCCGTCGAGCACTGGTTACGCTACGCAGACTCGGCTCGCCTGGTCAACGAGGCGCGTACTCACGCCAACGAACAAGAGCGCATCGCCTCCATGGTGCGCGAGAATGTGGTGGCTCAGCTGGCCAATATCCAGACCCACCCTTCCGTGCGGCTGGCCATGTCAGAAGGTCGCCTGACCCTGCACGGCTGGGTTTACGACATTGAGTCCGGCACGATTGATGCCTATGACGGTGGCAGCATGAAATTCGTGTCGCTGGCAGACAACCCAGACGTTGCTGCCGCCCCGGTAAGACGCGTGTAA
- a CDS encoding AAA family ATPase, producing the protein MHDHFALNAMGDGRVAWSPLLLVGPAGIGKTEAARWLAERLALPFRVFDMASAQSGSPLAGSEAFWSNSEPGLLFELLAYQPKANPVVVLDELDKTEQVRQYDPLAALYTLLEPRSARSFTDLSIRDFTIDASHINWIATANSLDGIPSPLLSRLTVLHVQAPTPDQIARIAQNIYGRMRAEANWGSAFVPCLDGAVVEKLKHLPPRSLGLALRRALGHAARDLRDHIQPKDLQLVSDGGKRSIGFTAGLTVQR; encoded by the coding sequence TTGCACGATCACTTTGCCCTCAATGCGATGGGCGATGGCCGCGTTGCCTGGTCGCCGCTGCTGCTGGTCGGGCCTGCGGGCATCGGCAAAACAGAAGCAGCCCGCTGGCTGGCGGAGAGGCTGGCCTTGCCCTTCCGTGTGTTCGACATGGCGAGCGCCCAATCCGGTTCGCCACTGGCTGGGTCAGAAGCCTTCTGGAGCAATTCCGAGCCGGGCCTCCTGTTCGAACTGCTTGCATACCAGCCAAAGGCCAACCCCGTCGTGGTCTTGGATGAGCTGGACAAGACCGAGCAGGTGCGCCAGTACGACCCATTGGCGGCGCTTTACACCCTTCTTGAGCCCCGCAGCGCACGGTCCTTCACGGACCTCTCTATTCGTGATTTCACCATCGATGCAAGCCACATTAACTGGATCGCAACGGCAAACAGCCTGGATGGCATCCCGAGCCCATTGCTGTCGCGGCTCACGGTGCTGCATGTCCAAGCACCCACGCCCGATCAAATCGCTCGAATCGCGCAGAACATTTATGGACGAATGCGTGCCGAAGCCAACTGGGGCTCTGCCTTTGTACCCTGTCTCGACGGGGCCGTGGTGGAGAAGTTGAAGCACTTGCCGCCGCGAAGTCTGGGCTTGGCATTGCGACGGGCGCTTGGGCATGCCGCACGGGATCTGCGCGATCACATCCAACCCAAGGACCTACAGCTGGTCTCGGACGGTGGGAAACGTAGCATCGGTTTCACCGCTGGCTTGACTGTCCAGCGGTAG
- the ccmA gene encoding cytochrome c biogenesis heme-transporting ATPase CcmA has product MLEAVSLSCRRGQRRVFSDLSVKLEAGQCCLVSGPNGSGKTSLLRILANIAQADAGQLLWHERPVQRNDSDYRRNLMYGGHAPGLNANLSVQENLDSLLLQDRVAWERQDYDQALRAGGLLAYRRVPLRQLSAGQRRRVFLVRLSLSNRPLWILDEQLTALDSAGQHFLGELIAQHLQRQGAVILTSHQALPWKLDVQHLDLGSAC; this is encoded by the coding sequence GTGCTTGAAGCGGTTTCGCTGTCCTGCCGACGAGGGCAGCGTCGTGTGTTCTCTGACCTGAGTGTCAAGCTTGAAGCCGGCCAATGTTGTCTGGTCAGTGGCCCCAATGGCAGCGGCAAAACCAGCTTGCTGCGTATTCTGGCCAACATCGCCCAGGCTGATGCGGGGCAACTGCTTTGGCATGAGCGCCCTGTACAGCGTAATGACAGTGATTATCGCCGCAACTTGATGTATGGCGGGCATGCCCCCGGGCTGAATGCCAATTTGTCCGTGCAGGAAAACCTGGACAGCCTCTTGCTGCAGGATCGGGTTGCATGGGAGCGCCAGGACTACGATCAGGCTTTGCGGGCAGGCGGTTTGCTGGCGTACCGCCGCGTGCCGCTGCGGCAGTTGTCTGCCGGGCAGCGGCGGCGCGTATTTCTGGTGCGTTTGTCCCTGAGCAATCGCCCTTTGTGGATTCTGGATGAACAGCTCACCGCACTGGATAGCGCCGGCCAGCATTTCCTGGGCGAGCTGATTGCGCAGCATCTGCAAAGGCAGGGGGCCGTCATTCTGACCAGTCATCAGGCCTTGCCCTGGAAGCTGGACGTGCAGCACCTGGATCTGGGGTCGGCATGTTGA
- the ccmB gene encoding heme exporter protein CcmB — MLSLFLALLKREWRLAVRRPGDVLIPLVFFLVVCSLFPLGVGADAALLSKMAPGVLWVSALLATLLSLSRLFEQDEQDGALEQVLFSHLPLGWWVLGKVLAHTLLTGVPLLLLAPILGLQFSLPPASLGVLMLSLALGLPVLTLLGAIGAALVLGLRSAGVLLALLILPFYVPVLVFGAGAVQAVQAGLGAQAHLSVLVAFLLLALFFAPLATAAALRLALE, encoded by the coding sequence ATGTTGAGTCTTTTCCTGGCCCTTCTGAAACGTGAATGGCGTCTGGCGGTGCGTCGCCCCGGTGACGTCCTGATCCCCCTGGTGTTCTTTCTGGTGGTGTGCAGCCTTTTTCCATTGGGAGTCGGTGCCGACGCCGCCTTGCTCTCCAAGATGGCTCCGGGCGTGCTGTGGGTTTCAGCCTTGCTGGCTACCTTGTTGTCGCTCAGTCGGCTGTTTGAGCAGGACGAGCAGGATGGCGCCCTGGAGCAGGTTCTGTTTTCTCATTTGCCTCTGGGCTGGTGGGTGTTGGGCAAGGTTCTGGCGCATACCTTGCTGACGGGCGTGCCCTTGCTGCTGCTGGCCCCCATTTTAGGCCTGCAATTTAGCTTGCCCCCAGCCAGTCTGGGGGTGTTGATGCTGTCGCTGGCGCTGGGCCTGCCTGTCCTGACTTTGCTGGGAGCGATTGGCGCGGCCTTGGTGCTGGGCCTGCGTTCAGCAGGGGTGTTGTTGGCTTTGTTGATTTTGCCTTTTTATGTTCCCGTGCTGGTCTTTGGCGCGGGGGCCGTGCAAGCGGTTCAGGCCGGGTTGGGAGCGCAAGCGCACCTGTCCGTTCTGGTCGCTTTTTTACTGTTGGCTTTGTTCTTTGCGCCCCTTGCTACGGCAGCGGCGTTGCGCCTTGCTCTTGAGTAA
- a CDS encoding helix-turn-helix domain-containing protein: MGRDYEQVRQDLARNMKDFRGKRGLSQEALALSADVDRTYVSQIERAVGNPSLLVLCKLGAILETDVLDLLAEQTK, translated from the coding sequence ATGGGACGAGACTACGAGCAAGTGCGTCAGGACTTGGCGCGCAACATGAAAGACTTCCGGGGCAAGCGTGGCTTGTCGCAGGAGGCGCTCGCCCTGAGCGCGGATGTGGATCGCACCTACGTGAGTCAGATCGAGCGCGCTGTGGGCAACCCGTCCCTGCTGGTCCTGTGCAAGCTGGGCGCAATCCTGGAGACCGACGTGCTTGATCTCTTGGCGGAACAGACCAAGTGA
- the ccmD gene encoding heme exporter protein CcmD, whose amino-acid sequence MSDFFAMGGYAVYVWGSVLACAVLILGEVLVARAGRARAWQRVRDERALGEQGHD is encoded by the coding sequence GTGAGCGATTTTTTCGCTATGGGCGGCTATGCCGTGTATGTCTGGGGTTCGGTGCTGGCCTGTGCCGTGCTGATCCTGGGCGAGGTGCTGGTTGCACGGGCAGGGCGGGCACGCGCCTGGCAGCGCGTGCGTGACGAGCGTGCTCTGGGAGAGCAAGGTCATGACTAA
- a CDS encoding autotransporter outer membrane beta-barrel domain-containing protein — protein sequence MKKTCLALALMALHAATQAQAGSDKETAAHARATAALLPGNVYNHALAGPISDPATETISLNVSALLQEIAADPQAYGVTPVATGEEHHKLLAEYAQSVVSAPSQVAMLASSANTAGQMQMQHIDRRLQTLSASQDSELAVWLQGEDITGSRNSANARPEGIQTAWKLGVDQPLDAWTLGAYLSYENLDGDTDEEGTYSQKRQSAGLYGRWQSEKFWVNAQLFYSDLDNKTRRHLYLGTAAREHQAKAGGEQYGGKISTGYDWQTGSVTHGPLLSLSMQQSRIKPLSEDDPNLSTTMSFDAQSQRSVQSSVGYQINVAISPQWSLYTSAEWLHEFRKPAELLGARLQDGPYSKRHLYLPTDQEEARDAGLLEWGVTGQLSHHWTLGAGISVQLAPGTRPQTAMYLNTAYLF from the coding sequence ATGAAGAAAACTTGTCTTGCTCTGGCTCTGATGGCCCTGCACGCCGCCACCCAAGCCCAAGCCGGTTCCGACAAAGAGACCGCCGCTCACGCCCGCGCAACTGCCGCCCTCTTGCCAGGAAACGTCTACAACCACGCGCTGGCTGGGCCAATAAGCGATCCGGCGACCGAGACTATTTCCCTGAATGTGTCAGCACTTTTGCAGGAGATCGCTGCCGACCCGCAGGCTTATGGCGTGACTCCGGTAGCCACAGGCGAAGAGCATCACAAGCTCCTTGCCGAATATGCACAGTCTGTCGTCAGCGCCCCTAGCCAGGTTGCCATGCTGGCCTCCTCGGCCAACACGGCCGGCCAAATGCAAATGCAGCATATTGACCGTCGTCTGCAAACGCTTAGCGCCTCCCAGGATTCAGAACTGGCCGTCTGGTTGCAGGGAGAAGACATAACCGGCAGTCGCAACAGCGCGAATGCGCGCCCGGAGGGTATTCAGACCGCCTGGAAACTGGGCGTGGACCAACCGCTGGATGCGTGGACACTGGGTGCCTATCTGTCTTACGAGAACCTGGATGGCGACACGGACGAGGAAGGAACATATAGTCAAAAGCGCCAATCGGCAGGTCTGTACGGACGCTGGCAATCCGAGAAATTTTGGGTGAATGCTCAGTTGTTCTACAGCGATCTGGATAACAAGACCCGCCGCCATCTGTATTTGGGCACGGCGGCGCGAGAGCATCAGGCCAAAGCGGGGGGCGAGCAGTATGGCGGCAAGATCAGCACGGGCTACGACTGGCAGACAGGTAGTGTGACTCACGGGCCGCTCTTGAGCCTGAGCATGCAACAATCCCGGATCAAGCCTTTATCCGAAGATGATCCGAATCTGTCCACCACCATGAGTTTTGATGCACAGTCCCAACGTTCTGTGCAAAGCAGTGTGGGCTACCAAATCAATGTCGCCATCAGCCCTCAGTGGTCCTTGTACACCTCCGCAGAGTGGCTGCACGAATTCAGAAAACCGGCGGAACTGCTAGGCGCACGTTTGCAGGACGGCCCCTACAGTAAACGCCACCTTTACCTGCCCACGGATCAGGAAGAGGCGCGTGATGCAGGACTGCTGGAATGGGGGGTAACGGGTCAGCTCAGCCATCACTGGACACTGGGTGCAGGCATCAGCGTTCAGCTGGCTCCAGGCACCCGTCCACAAACAGCCATGTACTTGAATACGGCGTATCTTTTCTAG
- a CDS encoding ureidoglycolate lyase: protein MPMTSPITLTPQSLSPEVFAPYGWMLGKGLTTAPATAAFSNAATDFWHEHAFDTGPSGQTEVLWVNYRIQDPSITTLENHLLTQQALIPLTGEVIHIVAQSTPEGGPDLKTLKAFRIIPGQGVCMRPGCWHSSRVAGKEVTCLMLTRLSTTVDLVAHLSQGQPARESELRPLEQSVRVIL, encoded by the coding sequence ATGCCCATGACAAGCCCTATCACCCTCACCCCTCAGTCTCTCAGCCCAGAGGTTTTCGCCCCCTACGGCTGGATGTTAGGTAAAGGTTTGACCACTGCCCCAGCCACAGCCGCATTTAGCAATGCCGCCACTGACTTCTGGCACGAACACGCCTTTGACACAGGTCCAAGTGGTCAGACCGAAGTGCTGTGGGTGAATTACCGCATTCAGGACCCCTCGATTACGACACTGGAAAATCACCTGCTGACCCAGCAGGCTCTGATTCCGCTGACCGGGGAGGTGATTCATATCGTGGCCCAAAGTACACCCGAGGGCGGCCCGGACCTGAAGACCCTCAAAGCGTTCCGGATCATTCCAGGGCAAGGCGTGTGCATGCGGCCCGGCTGCTGGCACAGCAGCCGAGTCGCCGGCAAGGAAGTGACCTGTCTGATGCTGACACGCCTGTCTACCACCGTCGATCTGGTGGCGCATTTAAGCCAGGGTCAACCCGCGCGCGAAAGCGAGCTTCGCCCCTTGGAGCAGAGCGTGCGTGTGATTCTGTAA
- the cynR gene encoding transcriptional regulator CynR produces MLLRHLNYFLAVAQYQSFTRAARALHVSQPALSQQVRQLEEHLGAQLFDRTGRLVRLTDAGEVYLRYARQALQDLEEGRRALHDVSDLSRGSLRVAVAPTFTSYLIGPLVEAFHRRYPNVRLVVQEMLQERVETQLVEDELDIGIAFEKPTSAAVEFQALLVETLALVMSRTHPLAERRSIDRETLMRESLVLLTPEFATRGQIERYCREYDLDLNVSMESNSLNAVIEVVRRTGLATLLPAAIAGNSEYLVAVSLDPAPPQRRAILMQRKGAYQSAAMRAFIELALKYGAASTF; encoded by the coding sequence ATGCTTTTGCGCCATCTTAATTACTTTCTCGCGGTTGCCCAGTATCAGAGCTTCACCCGCGCTGCGCGCGCCCTGCATGTCTCGCAACCGGCTTTGTCTCAGCAGGTGCGTCAGCTTGAAGAGCATCTGGGGGCGCAACTCTTTGACCGTACGGGGCGTCTGGTTCGTTTGACGGATGCTGGCGAAGTCTATCTGCGTTATGCCCGGCAGGCTTTGCAGGATCTGGAAGAGGGGCGTCGTGCCTTGCACGATGTCAGTGATCTGAGCCGCGGCTCCTTGCGGGTGGCGGTCGCGCCCACATTTACCTCGTATCTGATTGGCCCCTTGGTAGAGGCCTTTCACCGTCGTTATCCTAATGTGCGGTTGGTGGTACAGGAAATGCTGCAGGAGCGTGTGGAAACGCAGTTGGTTGAGGACGAGCTCGATATCGGTATTGCTTTTGAGAAGCCCACTTCGGCGGCGGTTGAGTTTCAGGCCCTGCTGGTTGAGACACTGGCCTTGGTGATGAGCCGCACTCACCCCCTGGCCGAGCGGCGCAGCATTGATCGAGAAACCTTGATGCGGGAATCCCTCGTTTTACTGACTCCTGAGTTTGCTACACGCGGGCAGATTGAACGCTATTGCCGTGAGTACGATCTGGACTTGAATGTATCAATGGAGTCCAACTCGCTCAATGCGGTGATTGAAGTAGTAAGGCGTACGGGTTTGGCGACCTTGCTGCCGGCTGCCATTGCTGGCAATAGCGAGTATCTGGTGGCCGTCAGCCTGGACCCGGCACCGCCGCAACGACGCGCGATCCTGATGCAGCGCAAGGGCGCTTATCAGTCGGCAGCAATGCGTGCCTTTATTGAGTTGGCGCTGAAATACGGTGCGGCCTCGACATTCTGA
- a CDS encoding heme lyase CcmF/NrfE family subunit yields MIPELGHFALILAFVLALAQGIVSLYGAWRGNLAWMAFARPAARWQFGLVAFSLLCLAWSFASFDFSVAYVAQNSSTKLPLFYRIAAVWGGHEGSLLLWMFMQTGWAFAVSIYSRSLPEAMLARVLGVLGLITAGFLLFVLISSNPFERMFPVPAEGLDLNTLLQDIGLIVHPPLLYMGYVGFSVAFAFAIAALLAGRLDASWARWSRPWTTAAWLFLTLGIAVGSWWAYYELGWGGWWFWDPVENSSFVPWLAGTALIHSLAVTEKRGSFKNWTVLLAISTFSLSILGAFLVRSGVLTSVHAFATDPARGVFILSLFAVIVGSSLILFAWRAPRVGAGGQFAVVSRESLLLVNNVLLVVVTGTVLLGTLYPLIMDTLGLGKISVGPPYFNKVFVPLMIPALVLIVFGVLANWKRANLMDIVRQLALVIVFSVVLGAAIPLLYGQWQGTAALGAGLAMWIVLGSLFDVVKRVRATRSGVFSQPRSWLGQHLAHIGVAVFVLGVTMVSHYETETDVLLQPGQTAQVGAYDARFQGVRIVPGPNYSAERGTVELLQDGKVVSTLYPEKRTYLSSALPMTESAINANGLRHIYVALGDNFEQGGWSVRLYYKPLVDFIWLGCLLMALGGGLAISDRRYRARQTRAAVQSKAMNTQVQA; encoded by the coding sequence ATGATCCCGGAACTTGGGCACTTTGCCCTGATTCTTGCGTTTGTGCTGGCACTGGCCCAAGGCATTGTGTCCTTGTATGGGGCCTGGCGCGGCAATCTGGCCTGGATGGCCTTTGCCCGTCCAGCGGCCCGCTGGCAGTTTGGTCTGGTGGCCTTCAGCTTGCTGTGTCTGGCCTGGTCCTTTGCCAGTTTTGATTTCTCCGTGGCTTATGTGGCGCAGAATTCCAGCACCAAGCTGCCTTTGTTCTATCGCATTGCTGCGGTGTGGGGCGGGCATGAAGGCTCGCTGCTGCTGTGGATGTTCATGCAAACGGGCTGGGCCTTTGCCGTCAGCATTTATTCGCGCTCCTTGCCTGAGGCCATGCTGGCTCGTGTACTGGGTGTGCTGGGTCTGATCACGGCCGGTTTCTTGCTGTTTGTGCTGATCAGCTCCAACCCCTTCGAGCGCATGTTCCCGGTTCCGGCAGAAGGTCTGGATCTGAACACGCTCTTGCAGGATATTGGCCTGATTGTTCACCCGCCCTTGCTGTACATGGGGTATGTGGGTTTTTCGGTGGCCTTTGCCTTTGCAATTGCCGCTTTGTTGGCCGGGCGTCTGGATGCCAGCTGGGCGCGCTGGTCGCGTCCCTGGACGACAGCTGCCTGGCTGTTTCTGACCCTGGGTATCGCTGTAGGCAGCTGGTGGGCCTATTACGAGCTGGGTTGGGGCGGCTGGTGGTTCTGGGACCCGGTGGAGAACTCCTCCTTTGTGCCGTGGTTGGCGGGTACCGCCTTGATTCACTCTTTGGCGGTCACGGAAAAACGCGGCAGCTTCAAGAACTGGACGGTTCTGCTGGCAATCAGCACCTTCTCGCTGTCGATTCTGGGCGCCTTTCTGGTGCGCTCCGGTGTGTTGACATCCGTACATGCGTTTGCAACTGACCCGGCTCGCGGTGTGTTCATTTTGAGCCTGTTCGCCGTCATCGTTGGCAGCTCCCTGATCCTGTTTGCCTGGCGGGCGCCGCGTGTTGGCGCAGGTGGGCAGTTTGCCGTGGTATCGCGTGAATCCTTGCTGCTGGTCAACAACGTCCTGCTGGTCGTCGTGACGGGCACGGTTCTGTTGGGGACTTTGTACCCCCTGATTATGGATACGCTGGGTCTGGGCAAAATTTCCGTGGGGCCACCTTATTTCAACAAGGTGTTTGTGCCTTTGATGATCCCGGCGCTGGTCCTGATTGTGTTTGGTGTGCTGGCTAACTGGAAGCGGGCCAACTTGATGGACATCGTGCGCCAGTTGGCCTTGGTGATTGTGTTCAGCGTGGTGCTGGGCGCAGCCATTCCTTTGCTGTACGGCCAGTGGCAGGGTACCGCCGCTTTGGGCGCCGGCCTGGCCATGTGGATTGTGCTGGGCAGCTTGTTTGATGTGGTCAAGCGTGTGCGCGCCACGCGTTCAGGCGTGTTCTCTCAGCCGCGCAGCTGGCTGGGCCAGCATCTGGCTCATATCGGCGTGGCCGTCTTTGTGCTGGGGGTGACCATGGTCAGCCACTACGAGACAGAAACCGATGTCTTGTTGCAGCCTGGCCAGACGGCGCAGGTGGGCGCGTATGACGCGCGCTTTCAGGGCGTGCGTATTGTGCCCGGCCCGAACTACTCGGCCGAGCGTGGCACGGTGGAGCTGCTGCAGGACGGCAAAGTAGTGTCGACCTTGTACCCGGAAAAGCGTACCTATCTGTCCTCGGCTTTGCCCATGACGGAATCGGCGATCAACGCCAATGGCTTGCGCCATATTTACGTGGCGCTGGGCGATAACTTTGAGCAGGGTGGCTGGAGTGTGCGTCTGTACTACAAGCCCCTGGTGGACTTTATCTGGCTAGGCTGTTTGCTGATGGCCCTGGGCGGTGGACTGGCAATAAGTGATCGACGCTATCGCGCCAGGCAAACCCGTGCCGCTGTGCAGAGCAAAGCCATGAATACGCAGGTACAGGCATGA